One segment of Odocoileus virginianus isolate 20LAN1187 ecotype Illinois chromosome 32, Ovbor_1.2, whole genome shotgun sequence DNA contains the following:
- the ADGRA2 gene encoding adhesion G protein-coupled receptor A2, translated as MGAAGRRMREAPARLLLPLLLPWLLLLTPETRGAPGCPVPIRSCKCSGERPKGLSGGAPNPARRRVVCGGGDLPEPPDPGLLPNSTVTLLLSNNKITSLRSGAFLGLSLLEKLDLRSNVISTVQPGAFLGLGELKRLDLSNNRIGCLTSGTFQGLPRLLRLNISGNIFSSLQPGVFDELPALKVVDLGTEFLTCDCRLRWLLPWARNRSLQLSERTLCAYPSALHAQALAGLQEAQLRCEGALELHTHHLIPSLRQVVFQGDRLPFQCSASYLGNDTRIRWYHNRAPVEGDEQAGVLLADSLVHDCTFITSELTLSHIGVWASGEWECSVSTAQGNASKKVEIVVLETSASYCPAERVANNRGDFRWPRTLAGITAYQSCLQYPFTSVPLSGGAPGTRASRRCDRAGRWEPGDYSHCLYTNDITRVLYTFVLMPINASNALTLAHQLRVYTAEAASFSDMMDVVYVAQMIQKFLGYVDQIKELVEVMVDMASNLMLVDEHLLWLAQREDKACSGIVGALERIGGAALSPHAQHISVNSRNVALEAYLIKPHSYVGLTCTAFQRRETGAPGARPSGPGQSPSPEPEPPADQQLRFRCTTGRPNVSLSAFHIKNSVALASIQLPPSLFSSPPAALAPPAPPDCTLQLLVFRNGRLFRTLGNTSRPGAAGPGRRRGVATPVIFAGTSGCGVGNLTEPVAVSLRHWAEGAEPVAAWWSQEGPGGPGGWRSEGCQLRSSQPNVSSLHCQHLGNVAVLMELSAFPREAGGSGAGLHPVVYPCTALLLLCLFSTIITYILNHSSIHVSRKGWHMLLNLCFHMAMTSAVFAGGITLTNYQMVCQAVGITLHYSSLSTLLWMGVKARVLHKELTWRAPPPPEGDAAPPAPRPMLRFYLIAGGIPLIICGITAAVNIHNYRDHGPYCWLVWRPSLGAFYIPVALILLITWIYFLCAGLRLRGPLAQSPKAGTGRVSLEPGEELRGPTRLRSSGPLLTDSGSLLAAGSTGVVTPGPPEDGDGLYSPGVQLGALVTTHFLYLATWACGALTVSQRWLPRVVCSCLYGVAASALGLFVFTHHCARRRDVRASWRACRPPASAPRASPRAAPTGPEDGSPVFGEGPPSLKSSPSGSSGHAPPPGPCKLTNLQLAQSQACEAGAVARGEGEPEPPGPRAGLGPRHPNNLHHGRRGHKSRAKGHRAGEASGKNRLRALRGGAAGTAELQSSESGSPHHSPSESYLGSSRHSPGAGPRLEGEAALTPSEGSDTSAAPPPEAGRPGQRRSASRDNLRGGALEKESKRRSYPLNSASLNGAPKGGKYEDVPSSGAEAAGGGCMKTGLWKSETTV; from the exons GGACCTGAGAAGCAACGTCATCAGCACGGTGCAGCCCGGCGCCTTCCTGGGTCTGGGGGAGCTGAAACGCTT GGACCTCTCCAACAACCGGATCGGCTGTCTCACCTCCGGGACCTTCCAGGGCCTCCCCAGGCTTCTCCGGCT AAACATATCTGGCAACATCTTCTCCAGTCTGCAGCCTGGGGTCTTTGATGAGCTGCCAGCCCTTAAGGTGGT GGACCTCGGCACCGAGTTCCTGACCTGCGATTGCCGCCTGCGCTGGCTGCTTCCCTGGGCCCGCAACCGCTCCCTGCAGCTGTCAGAGCGCACGCTCTGTGCCTACCCCAGCGCCCTGCACGCCCAGGCCCTGGCCGGCCTCCAGGAGGCCCAGCTGCGCTGTG AGGGGGCCCTAGAGctacacacacaccacctcatcccatccctccgcCAAGTGGTCTTCCAGGGCGACCGGCTGCCCTTCCAGTGCTCGGCCAGCTACCTGGGCAACGACACCCGCATCCGCTGGTACCACAACCGGGCCCCCGTGGAGGGTGACGAGCAAGCGGGCGTCCTGCTGGCCGACAGCCTGGTCCACGACTGCACCTTCATCACCAG CGAGCTGACCCTGTCTCACATCGGCGTGTGGGCCTCAGGCGAATGGGAGTGCTCCGTGTCCACGGCCCAGGGAAATGCCAGCAAGAAGGTGgagattgtggtgctggagacctCGGCTTCCTACTGCCCCGCTGAGCGCGTCGCCAACAACCGCGGGGACTTCAG GTGGCCGCGAACTCTGGCTGGCATCACAGCCTACCAGTCCTGCCTGCAGTACCCCTTCACCTCGGTGCCCCTGAGCGGGGGAGCTCCTGGCACCCGAGCCTCCCGCCGGTGCGACCGAGCTGGCCGCTGGGAGCCGGGGGACTACTCCCACTGTCTGTACACCAACGACATCACCCGGGTGCTCTACACCTTCGTGCTG atgcccatcaacgCCTCCAACGCGCTGACCCTGGCCCACCAGCTGCGAGTGTACACGGCCGAGGCCGCCAGCTTCTCCGACATGATGGATGTTGTCTATGTGGCTCAGATGATCCAGAAGTTTCTGGGTTATGTCGACCAGATCAAAGAG ctggtggaggtgatggtggacaTGGCCAGCAACCTGATGCTGGTGGATGAACACCTGCTGTGGCTGGCCCAGCGCGAGGACAAGGCCTGCAGCGGCATTGTGGGTGCCCTGGAGCGCATCGGGGGAGCCGCCCTGAGCCCCCACGCCCAGCACATCTCTGTG AACTCGAGGAACGTGGCGTTGGAGGCCTACCTCATCAAGCCTCACAGCTACGTGGGCCTGACCTGCACGGCCTTCCAGAGGCGGGAGACGGGTGCGCCTGGTGCACGGCCCTCGGGCCCCGGCCAGAGCCCATCGCCCGAGCCGGAGCCCCCGGCCGACCAGCAGCTCCGCTTCCGCTGCACTACCGGCAGGCCCAACGTGTCTCTGTCGGCCTTCCACATCAAG AACAGCGTGGCCCTGGCCTCCATCCAGCTGCCACCCAGCCTGTTCTCGTCGCCCCCGGCGGCCCTGGCCCCCCCGGCGCCCCCAGACTGCACCCTGCAGCTGCTCGTCTTCCGCAACGGCCGCCTCTTCCGCACATTGGGCAACACCTCCCGCCCAGGAGCCGCGGGGCCTGGCAGGAGGCGCGGCGTGGCCACCCCTGTCATCTTTGCGGGGACCA GTGGCTGCGGCGTGGGGAACCTGACCGAGCCGGTGGCCGTCTCGCTGCGGCACTGGGCTGAGGGGGCCGAGCCTGTGGCGGCCTGGTGGAGCCAGGAGGGGCCGGGGGGACCCGGGGGCTGGCGCTCCGAGGGCTGCCAGCTGCGCTCCAGCCAGCCCAACGTCAGCTCCCTGCACTGCCAGCACCTGGGCAACGTGGCCGTGCTCATG GAGCTGAGCGCCTTCCCCAGGGAGGCGGGGGGCTCCGGGGCGGGGCTGCACCCCGTCGTGTACCCCTGCACGGCCCTGCTGCTGCTCTGCCTCTTCTCCACCATCATCACTTACATCCTCAACCACAG CTCCATCCACGTGTCCCGGAAGGGCTGGCACATGCTGCTGAACCTGTGCTTCCACATGGCCATGACCTCCGCCGTGTTTGCGGGAGGCATCACGCTCACCAACTACCAGATGGTCTGCCAGGCG GTGGGCATCACCCTGCACTACTCTTCACTGTCCACACTCCTCTGGATGGGCGTGAAGGCCCGCGTCCTCCACAAGGAGCTCACCTGGAGGGCACCCCCCCCACCAGAAGGGGATGCTGCCCCGCCTGCCCCCAGACCCATGCTGCG GTTCTATCTGATCGCGGGAGGGATCCCACTCATCATCTGTGGTATCACAGCCGCTGTCAACATCCACAACTACAGAGACCACGGCCCCTA CTGCTGGCTGGTGTGGCGCCCGAGCCTAGGCGCCTTCTACATCCCGGTGGCTTTGATTTTGCTCATCACCTGGATCTATTTCCTGTGCGCAGGGCTGCGCTTACGGGGTCCCCTGGCACAGAGCCCGAAGGCGGGCACCGGCCGGGTCTCCCTGGAGCCGGGGGAGGAGCTGAGGGGTCCCACCAGGCTCAGGAGCAGCGGCCCCCTCCTGACTGACTCGGGTTCCCTCCTGGCGGCTGGAAGCACCGGGGTGGTGACGCCCGGGCCCCCGGAGGACGGCGACGGCCTCTATTCTCCGGGGGTCCAGCTGGGGGCGCTGGTGACCACGCATTTCCTCTACCTGGCCACTTGGGCCTGCGGGGCGCTAACGGTGTCGCAGCGCTGGCTGCCCCGGGTGGTGTGCAGCTGTCTGTACGGGGTGGCGGCCTCCGCCCTGGGTCTCTTCGTCTTCACCCACCACTGTGCCAGGCGCAGGGACGTCAGGGCCTCCTGGCGCGCCTGCCGGCCCCCGGCCTCGGCCCCCCGCGCCTCCCCCCGGGCCGCGCCTACCGGCCCCGAAGACGGGTCCCCGGTGTTTGGAGAGGGACCCCCGTCTCTCAAGTCGTCCCCGAGCGGCAGCAGCGGCCACGCGCCGCCCCCGGGGCCCTGCAAGCTCACCAACCTGCAGCTGGCGCAGAGCCAGGCGTGCGAGGCGGGGGCGGTGGCCCGCGGGGAGGGGGAGCCCGAGCCCCCGGGCCCCCGGGCCGGCCTCGGCCCGCGCCACCCTAACAACCTGCACCACGGCCGCCGGGGCCACAAGAGCCGCGCCAAGGGGCACCGTGCGGGGGAGGCCAGCGGCAAGAACCGGCTCCGGGCGCTGCGCGGGGGTGCGGCCGGGACGGCCGAGCTGCAGTCAAGCGAGAGCGGCAGCCCGCACCACAGCCCGTCCGAGAGCTACCTGGGCAGCAGCCGCCACAGCCCGGGCGCCGGGCCCCGGCTCGAGGGCGAGGCCGCGCTCACGCCGTCAGAGGGCAGCGACACGAGCGCCGCGCCGCCCCCCGAGGCCGGCCGGCCGGGCCAGCGCCGCAGCGCCAGCCGCGACAACCTCAGGGGCGGCGCGCTGGAGAAGGAGAGCAAGCGCCGCTCGTACCCGCTTAACTCGGCCAGCCTCAACGGGGCCCCCAAGGGCGGCAAGTACGAGGACGTCCCCTCGAGCGGCGCCGAAGCGGCAGGCGGCGGCTGCATGAAGACCGGCCTCTGGAAGAGCGAGACCACCGTCTAG